One Bos indicus x Bos taurus breed Angus x Brahman F1 hybrid chromosome 6, Bos_hybrid_MaternalHap_v2.0, whole genome shotgun sequence genomic window carries:
- the RNF4 gene encoding E3 ubiquitin-protein ligase RNF4 produces MSTRKRRGGTVNSRQAQKRTRESTSPPEMALEAEPVELVESAGDEIVDLTCESLEPVVVDLTHNDSVVIVEERRRPRRNGRRLRQDHADSCVVSSDEEELARDKDVYVTTHSPRSAATGFRPSGTVSCPICMDGYSEIVQNGRLIVSTECGHIFCSQCLRDSLKNANTCPTCRKKMSHKRYHPIYI; encoded by the exons ATGAGCACG AGAAAGCGTCGTGGTGGGACAGTAAATTCTCGACAAGCCCAGAAGCGAACTCGGGAAAGCACGTCCCCACCTGAGATGGCCTTGGAGGCAGAGCCTGTAGAGCTCGTGGAGAGCG CTGGAGACGAAATAGTGGACCTCACCTGTGAATCTTTAGAGCCTGTGGTCGTCGACCTGACTCACAATGACTCCGTTGTG ATTGTTGAAG AGAGGAGGCGGCCGAGGAGGAACGGCCGGCGGCTGCGCCAGGACCACGCGGATAGCTGTGTGGTGAGCAGTGATGAGGAGGAGCTGGCCCGGGACAAGGACGTGTACGTGACCACCCACTCCCCCAGGAGCGCAGCCACAGGCTTCAG GCCCTCGGGCACCGTCAGCTGCCCCATCTGCATGGACGGGTACTCGGAG ATTGTGCAGAACGGGCGTCTCATTGTTTCTACAGAATGTGGCCACATCTTCTGTAGCCAGTGCCTCCGTGATTCCCTGAAGAATGCTAACACTTGCCCGACTTGCAGGAAAAAGATGAGCCACAAACGCTACCACCCCATTTACATATGA